The Chengkuizengella sediminis DNA window ATTCTATCCATTCTACTCATTACTTTTGTAACCCTCTCACAGTTTTACTTGAAAACAGATATTAAACAGGATACTAAAACTAATGCACTTCAAGTAGCGGAAGAAGTATTAAATGAACTAAGAAATAATAATGCACTAGACAAAACAGGCACTAGAAATTATAACAATACAAGTTTTGAATATGAAGTAATTGAAAAAAAGATAGACTTCACTATAGAAGAAGATAAAAAGATAGACTTGAGTGTAAATAACCCAAGCGTTAGTGATTCTGAGGTTTATTTATATACCTTTTTATACAAAAATACAGAAACTTATTTAGCAAGTGTCACTGTTTCTTGGGGGGAATAAAGTTGGGGAATAATGAAAAAGGGTTCACTTTAATTGAAATGTTAGCTGCGATCGCACTAATATCTATTATAGCAACTTTAGGAATCATGTTTTACACCTCTAGTCATTTATTTTGGGAACGTTCTGTTGAAAATTATAGCAATGATGCAGATGCTGAATTAACGATGGCTGCCATTTCAAAATATGTAACAGATACTGTGAAAGTCTTTTATGTCAAAAATGATGATAAAAACATTTCTGAAATTCGTATTAAAACAGGTGAAGGTTCAAATGATATTGTTTATTTATATAAGTCATTTTACTTAGAGCACGATACTAAAACTTTAACATTATATGATATAGATTTATCTGAAGAGGATGACTTCGTAAATTTAAATGACCTAAGTTATAAAAATGGACTTGTCCTAGCTAGTAAAGTTGAAAATATAGAATTAAAAACACTTCAACAAGAAGTGGCATCTGGTACTTTATTTGAAAATGGAGATTTAATTGAGTTTATTTTTGAATTTTCTCATACAACAAAGAGAACTATGATTAAATTATTTGATGTTTAAAAACACAATATTTTCCTAGCAAAAAAGAGCCTTCATTTTGAAGACTCTTTTATTTATTCGTTTAATCCACTCTATTTAAGACAAATTTCTTGTAGAGGTTATCATCTAAATACGTGTACCAGTAGGTTCGATAATCTTCATTCCTATTATTTTTATAAGGTACAATGTAAAATTGCAGTAAAGAAATCTGATCCTGTTGAGAATAATTATATTCATATCTTCCATTTTTTTCATCCATCTGTATGTTTATAACATCATTATGTTCGTCATAATAAACCACTTCAACTCTATCATAATTATTTCTTTGAGGAATGAACCAAAGTAATGCTTCATCCTTATCACTATTAAGCTCCATTCCAAAAACAGGTACTGTGATCTCACTTGTTTTGTAACTATCATCATTAAC harbors:
- a CDS encoding prepilin-type N-terminal cleavage/methylation domain-containing protein, translated to MGNNEKGFTLIEMLAAIALISIIATLGIMFYTSSHLFWERSVENYSNDADAELTMAAISKYVTDTVKVFYVKNDDKNISEIRIKTGEGSNDIVYLYKSFYLEHDTKTLTLYDIDLSEEDDFVNLNDLSYKNGLVLASKVENIELKTLQQEVASGTLFENGDLIEFIFEFSHTTKRTMIKLFDV
- a CDS encoding prepilin-type N-terminal cleavage/methylation domain-containing protein; amino-acid sequence: MLYKHKINLKSEKGITLVEIIASIAILSILLITFVTLSQFYLKTDIKQDTKTNALQVAEEVLNELRNNNALDKTGTRNYNNTSFEYEVIEKKIDFTIEEDKKIDLSVNNPSVSDSEVYLYTFLYKNTETYLASVTVSWGE